One genomic region from Bacillota bacterium encodes:
- a CDS encoding glycosyltransferase family 4 protein, whose protein sequence is MRVLIINHYAIPPTEPGGTRHHSLAKELVSRGHEVAIVAASFHHMTRRRRPEADNSCWFFESIDGARFVWLRVPAYQGNSVARVWNMIVFALRTLGLLRSHDMECPDVVIGSSPHLFAAWAGERLAQCYGVPFVLEVRDLWPETLVRIGKMPRWHPLVLLMSMLERWLYRRASRIITLLPGASKYIASKGVPSEHIVHIPNGTDFSLAAKPAMPPAESRATFIYVGAHGVANALDTVLEAACILRDKGYDSLRFRFVGDGPEKSRLRDKASRIGFQNVVFDDPVPKGQVYSEIAKADAGLLVMRDSPLYDWGMSTNKIFDYMASARPVIFSGNTPYDIVRSAGCGFSVPAEDAAGLAEAIEAFLQLPKAERIEMGLRGRRYVEENHNFSILASKLEQLLREVLEAQPKD, encoded by the coding sequence ATGCGAGTATTGATCATCAATCATTATGCAATTCCCCCAACAGAACCTGGCGGAACGAGACACCACAGCTTAGCCAAGGAACTCGTTAGTAGGGGACACGAAGTTGCAATAGTAGCTGCCAGTTTTCATCACATGACTCGTCGTCGGAGACCCGAGGCAGATAATAGTTGTTGGTTCTTCGAGTCAATTGATGGAGCTCGGTTTGTTTGGCTCAGGGTGCCCGCATACCAAGGCAACAGTGTGGCCCGGGTCTGGAACATGATTGTATTTGCGCTTAGGACTCTTGGTCTATTAAGATCACACGACATGGAGTGTCCGGACGTGGTAATTGGCTCGTCGCCCCATCTGTTCGCAGCGTGGGCAGGTGAACGGTTGGCACAATGCTACGGAGTGCCATTTGTTTTGGAGGTTCGTGATCTGTGGCCGGAGACGCTTGTCAGGATAGGGAAGATGCCCAGATGGCACCCCCTTGTTTTGCTCATGTCAATGCTCGAGAGATGGCTCTACCGGCGTGCGAGTAGGATTATTACATTGCTTCCGGGAGCATCCAAATACATTGCCTCGAAAGGGGTACCCTCAGAGCACATAGTGCACATTCCCAACGGAACTGATTTCAGTCTGGCTGCAAAGCCGGCGATGCCACCAGCTGAATCGAGAGCGACCTTCATTTATGTGGGGGCCCACGGCGTAGCAAACGCACTTGACACTGTGCTGGAGGCGGCGTGTATTCTGCGCGACAAAGGATATGACTCCTTGAGGTTCAGATTCGTCGGCGATGGCCCGGAGAAATCACGGTTGCGGGATAAAGCGTCTCGGATTGGTTTTCAGAATGTGGTTTTTGATGATCCGGTACCGAAGGGCCAGGTCTATTCGGAAATCGCTAAGGCCGATGCGGGCCTATTAGTCATGCGCGATTCTCCGCTCTATGATTGGGGAATGAGTACAAACAAGATTTTTGACTACATGGCTTCTGCGCGTCCGGTTATCTTTTCTGGCAACACACCTTACGACATTGTAAGGAGCGCAGGGTGTGGTTTTTCCGTGCCTGCAGAGGATGCTGCAGGACTTGCCGAAGCAATCGAGGCGTTCTTGCAGTTGCCCAAGGCAGAGCGGATTGAGATGGGGTTACGTGGGAGGAGGTATGTTGAGGAGAATCACAATTTCTCCATACTGGCCAGCAAATTGGAGCAACTGCTTCGCGAGGTTTTGGAGGCCCAGCCGAAAGATTGA
- the vanZ gene encoding VanZ family protein yields MKETSAARKVVRWLPVVVCLALIAFFSSQDAFRQDLRGPIGKCRVLVKGAQALPRVSFRYSKKVIDNKKDPVQFIHFFLRKGAHAGVYAALGLSFSYAVEPSIPAARRRWLASAAFVTLVGGLDEWHQTLVPGRSGLAVDVCIDLAGFAAASMLLAVLRAVRGSW; encoded by the coding sequence TTGAAGGAGACTTCTGCAGCCCGGAAAGTAGTCCGGTGGCTTCCCGTCGTCGTGTGCCTGGCCCTGATCGCGTTCTTCTCTTCACAGGATGCCTTCAGACAGGACCTGCGCGGGCCGATTGGGAAGTGCCGGGTGCTGGTGAAGGGCGCGCAGGCGCTTCCCCGCGTGAGTTTCCGCTACTCGAAGAAGGTAATCGACAACAAGAAGGACCCCGTCCAGTTCATCCATTTCTTTCTGAGGAAGGGCGCTCACGCTGGAGTGTACGCTGCGCTCGGCCTGTCGTTCAGCTATGCTGTTGAACCATCGATACCCGCCGCGCGCCGCCGCTGGCTTGCCTCGGCGGCCTTCGTCACACTCGTCGGCGGCCTGGATGAATGGCATCAGACCCTGGTCCCCGGCAGGTCGGGACTTGCTGTCGACGTGTGCATCGATCTGGCTGGCTTCGCGGCGGCTTCCATGCTTCTTGCGGTGCTCCGCGCAGTGCGCGGTTCATGGTGA
- the wecB gene encoding UDP-N-acetylglucosamine 2-epimerase (non-hydrolyzing) has product MSAPCVRGAAATPSREAAVSQKAGSRRAVSIASIVGARPQFVKAAMVSRALRALRDAGVQETLIHTGQHYDDNMSKVFFDDLEMPEPAVSLDIGSGGHGAQTGRMLEALERYLIDIKPDWVVVYGDTNSTLAGALAAAKIHLPVAHVEAGLRSFNRGMPEEINRVVADHLSDLLFVPTDAGVANLQREGIPADRVHLVGDVMYDAALYYGDRAERRSDVLRRLDLSSRGYVLATVHRAENTDDPVALRSIFEGLALAGREIPVVMPLHPRTRTRLAEHGLLDRYAGAVRLAEPCAGAVRLTEPHAGAAPLPRPHAGAVHLTDPVGYLDMLMLEKHARLIATDSGGVQKEAFFYSVPCVTLRGETEWTELVESEWNRLVPPRSASEVSQGIIESLDRRGTPVKPYGLGDASERIARVLVSNREPQDGN; this is encoded by the coding sequence ATGAGCGCGCCGTGTGTCCGGGGGGCAGCGGCCACGCCGTCTCGGGAGGCCGCGGTGTCGCAGAAGGCAGGGTCGCGGCGGGCTGTTAGTATTGCTTCCATCGTCGGCGCGCGGCCGCAGTTCGTGAAGGCGGCGATGGTCTCGCGTGCGCTGCGGGCGCTGCGGGACGCCGGCGTCCAGGAGACGCTCATCCACACCGGCCAGCACTACGATGACAACATGTCGAAGGTCTTCTTCGACGACCTCGAAATGCCCGAGCCGGCCGTCAGCCTGGATATAGGCTCGGGCGGGCACGGCGCGCAAACCGGCCGGATGCTCGAGGCGCTGGAGAGATACCTCATCGACATAAAGCCGGACTGGGTGGTCGTATACGGTGACACGAACTCCACCCTCGCGGGCGCTCTCGCGGCCGCCAAGATCCACCTCCCGGTGGCCCACGTCGAGGCGGGGCTTCGCTCGTTCAACCGCGGGATGCCCGAGGAAATCAACAGGGTCGTCGCCGACCACCTGTCCGACCTTCTGTTCGTCCCGACGGATGCCGGCGTGGCAAACCTCCAGCGCGAGGGCATCCCCGCGGACCGTGTTCACCTCGTTGGGGACGTTATGTACGACGCGGCGCTCTACTACGGCGACAGGGCCGAACGCCGGAGCGACGTTTTGCGGCGGCTGGACCTTTCGTCGCGCGGGTACGTGCTGGCCACAGTGCACAGGGCCGAGAATACCGACGACCCTGTCGCCCTGCGCAGCATCTTCGAGGGGCTCGCGCTTGCCGGTCGGGAGATCCCTGTCGTCATGCCGCTTCACCCTCGCACGAGGACCCGCCTCGCGGAGCACGGGCTGCTCGACCGGTATGCGGGGGCCGTACGTCTGGCCGAGCCGTGCGCGGGGGCCGTCCGCCTGACCGAGCCACATGCGGGGGCCGCCCCTCTGCCCAGGCCGCACGCCGGGGCTGTGCACCTCACCGACCCCGTCGGCTACCTCGATATGCTGATGCTCGAGAAGCATGCGCGTCTCATCGCCACAGACTCAGGCGGGGTGCAGAAGGAGGCCTTCTTCTATTCAGTCCCCTGTGTGACGCTGCGCGGCGAGACGGAGTGGACGGAGCTCGTGGAATCGGAGTGGAACCGGCTGGTGCCGCCCCGCTCAGCGAGCGAGGTGTCCCAGGGCATCATCGAGTCCCTCGACCGGCGCGGCACGCCAGTGAAACCCTACGGCTTGGGCGATGCCTCGGAGAGGATCGCCAGGGTCCTTGTATCGAATCGAGAACCACAAGACGGCAATTGA
- a CDS encoding threo-3-hydroxy-L-aspartate ammonia-lyase, whose product MFAGVLAAAKRLDGVAHRTPVITSRFLNERTGNTIYLKCENFQRAGAFKFRGAYNAISSLTAEARERGVITHSSGNHAQALALAGRLLGVAVTVVMPKDAPAVKRAATEGYGATVVPVDQAANSREQVCDELIAAHGYTLIHPSDQVEIVAGQGTAAKELIEDVGDLDYVFAPCGGGGLLSGTAVAAKHLRPGCKVIGSEPANADDATRSFKTGILQTIHNPQTVADGLKTSLGKVTFPLVRQYVDDMLTVTEEEIISTMYYLWTRLKIVVEPSGAVALAPLFHRNLPIEGERVGVILSGGNVDVRRAGELFEGLDD is encoded by the coding sequence ATTTTCGCGGGGGTCCTGGCCGCAGCGAAGCGCCTGGATGGAGTGGCCCACAGGACCCCGGTTATCACGTCAAGGTTTCTGAATGAGCGCACCGGCAACACCATCTACCTCAAGTGCGAGAACTTCCAGCGTGCGGGGGCGTTCAAGTTCCGCGGGGCGTACAACGCGATCAGTTCTCTGACAGCCGAAGCGCGGGAGCGAGGGGTCATCACCCATTCCTCCGGAAATCATGCGCAGGCGCTCGCGCTGGCCGGGAGGCTCCTCGGCGTGGCTGTGACTGTCGTGATGCCGAAGGACGCCCCTGCGGTTAAGCGGGCCGCCACAGAGGGCTACGGCGCCACCGTGGTGCCGGTGGACCAGGCGGCTAACAGTCGTGAACAGGTGTGTGATGAGCTGATTGCGGCGCACGGCTACACGCTGATCCACCCGAGCGATCAGGTCGAAATCGTAGCCGGGCAGGGCACCGCCGCAAAGGAACTCATTGAGGATGTCGGCGACCTGGACTACGTGTTCGCGCCGTGCGGCGGTGGCGGGCTGCTTAGCGGTACCGCCGTCGCTGCGAAACACCTGCGACCCGGCTGCAAAGTGATCGGGTCTGAGCCGGCGAACGCCGACGACGCGACCCGCTCGTTCAAGACCGGCATCCTGCAGACGATTCACAACCCGCAGACGGTGGCCGACGGCCTGAAAACGTCGCTCGGCAAGGTCACTTTCCCCCTGGTCAGGCAGTACGTCGACGACATGCTCACCGTGACTGAGGAAGAAATCATCAGCACGATGTACTACCTCTGGACCAGGCTGAAGATCGTGGTTGAGCCGTCGGGGGCGGTTGCGCTGGCACCGCTGTTCCACCGGAATCTCCCAATCGAGGGAGAGAGGGTGGGCGTTATCCTGAGCGGCGGCAACGTGGACGTCCGCCGGGCGGGCGAGCTCTTCGAGGGTCTCGACGACTAG
- a CDS encoding PIN domain-containing protein, protein MDSNVVLRYLLNDHPDHSPRAKYLFEEAERGSHRLKVAAHILREIVYVLEGEGYSRPDICNALRQFFALRGVLVEDKRAVHEALLEFRDKGVDFSDALLAAIARGKQQRVWTFNKRQFSRMSVAWDEPPAHFG, encoded by the coding sequence TTGGATTCCAACGTTGTGTTGCGGTACTTGCTGAACGACCATCCAGACCACAGCCCCCGCGCCAAGTACCTTTTCGAAGAAGCCGAACGCGGTTCGCACAGGCTCAAGGTTGCCGCACACATCCTGCGCGAGATAGTGTACGTTCTCGAAGGCGAGGGCTACTCACGCCCCGACATATGTAACGCGCTCAGGCAATTCTTCGCGCTCAGGGGTGTCCTGGTAGAAGACAAGCGCGCTGTCCACGAGGCGCTGCTGGAATTCAGAGACAAGGGTGTAGACTTCTCAGACGCTCTGCTGGCTGCCATCGCAAGGGGCAAACAGCAGCGAGTCTGGACGTTCAACAAGAGACAGTTCTCGAGGATGAGCGTGGCCTGGGACGAACCCCCTGCCCATTTCGGTTGA
- a CDS encoding nucleoside hydrolase, with protein sequence MKWIIDTDPGIDDAAAIIASVRSGLDVTGISVVYGNASLEHTLKNALRLIELLDVRIPVYPGVDRPLLGQLHRAAVAHGEDGFGDNFLPAPNRREEGGHAIDFLLESARRFAGNLSLLVIGPLTNVALAIARDRCFCDSVSQIVIMGGTSGARGNATMVSEFNIYADPEAAAIVLGSGIPITMVPLETARKVLLGVEFLEMLERSKAPLAQFFSSICGPVVRRVERQRGARGLVLCDLVAAALAIEPGLARSAVQSYVAVETGGSVSRGLTAVDYSGISGCKPNATVCLDVDAARVGDIFAQALTT encoded by the coding sequence GTGAAGTGGATCATCGATACGGACCCCGGAATTGATGATGCGGCGGCGATAATCGCGTCGGTCCGGTCGGGGCTGGATGTCACCGGCATCTCAGTGGTGTACGGGAATGCTTCGCTGGAGCACACGCTGAAGAATGCCTTGCGACTTATAGAATTGCTGGATGTCCGAATTCCGGTTTACCCCGGTGTTGACCGCCCGCTGCTCGGGCAACTGCATCGTGCGGCTGTCGCACACGGGGAAGACGGTTTCGGCGACAACTTCTTGCCTGCCCCAAATCGTCGCGAGGAGGGAGGTCACGCGATCGATTTCTTGCTGGAGAGCGCCCGGCGTTTTGCGGGGAACCTGAGCCTGTTGGTCATAGGTCCTTTGACGAATGTGGCCCTGGCCATAGCCCGGGATCGCTGCTTCTGTGATTCCGTCAGCCAAATCGTAATCATGGGTGGGACATCTGGTGCTCGGGGCAATGCCACAATGGTCTCGGAATTCAATATCTACGCAGACCCGGAAGCTGCGGCGATCGTTTTGGGTTCGGGGATCCCCATAACCATGGTCCCCCTCGAGACTGCGCGTAAGGTGCTATTGGGTGTTGAGTTCCTCGAAATGCTCGAGCGGTCGAAGGCCCCGCTGGCTCAATTCTTCTCGAGCATTTGTGGGCCTGTGGTCAGGCGGGTGGAGCGACAACGGGGCGCTCGCGGCCTGGTATTGTGCGACCTGGTTGCCGCAGCCCTGGCCATCGAGCCTGGACTCGCGAGGTCCGCAGTTCAATCCTATGTGGCTGTGGAAACAGGTGGTTCGGTATCGAGGGGACTGACGGCTGTCGATTACTCGGGAATATCGGGCTGTAAACCTAACGCCACTGTATGCCTTGACGTTGACGCTGCTCGGGTAGGCGACATCTTCGCCCAAGCCCTGACTACCTGA
- a CDS encoding type II toxin-antitoxin system VapC family toxin: MTSILIDTDILVDHLRGYQPAGDFLRRVFTGEYSGQISVLTEMELMAGALPAKGEKELLESLLSRFSSIPVSSSISRRAGQLLRNYRAKGLTPVDAIIASTCLELKAVLVTRNARHFNIIEGLLTLQPYTKTQP; this comes from the coding sequence ATGACTAGCATCCTCATCGATACCGATATTCTCGTCGATCACCTGCGCGGCTACCAACCCGCCGGCGATTTCCTGCGCAGGGTTTTTACGGGTGAATACTCGGGTCAGATATCCGTGCTAACGGAAATGGAACTCATGGCCGGCGCTCTGCCCGCAAAAGGCGAAAAGGAACTGCTGGAAAGCCTGCTGAGCCGTTTCTCCTCCATCCCTGTTTCATCGTCCATCTCCCGGCGAGCCGGACAACTATTGAGGAACTACAGGGCCAAGGGCTTGACCCCGGTGGATGCAATCATCGCCAGTACCTGCCTGGAATTGAAAGCGGTCCTCGTCACCAGAAACGCAAGGCACTTCAACATCATCGAGGGCTTGCTGACGTTGCAGCCGTATACCAAGACGCAACCATGA
- a CDS encoding phenylacetate--CoA ligase family protein has protein sequence MDLTTMYFRLPPFVRNAALSGYGFWQARKRFDRGFMYRYGRLMQSQWRDVGETQQWQMEQLARLLEHACNHVPYYQRVFAEAGISPSDITSVEDLTKIPLLTRESVASRFEDLCSDEMRAYRPVFCKTSGSTGQKLRFYLPSELKWGLGSAVLWRFYSWGGVKPGDRRATLGARVFTVRPPYWAWNKWENQLLLSSHHLYPENLREYCALLRRFRVVFIQGHPSAIRVLAEHVLQEGRPIPMKAVFTTGETIYDDDRVLIEKAFECDVLDSYGMGERAAEAQECAEHAGYHEVSEDCVIEMQPAGNGLYEIVGTSLLNFAMPFIRYRTGDLVQPTTSAQCKCRRGLPIRFTRVIGRVDDSLIFAGRTVLPVTVRMFMKPLLVPGENYRVIQEDETVVKVELTGSVSALRAARIREEFRAFVPEQVVIEVEHVDDLIGSNNKVRNVVNRLRLQERVTNLH, from the coding sequence ATGGATTTGACCACAATGTACTTTAGGTTGCCCCCCTTTGTAAGAAACGCTGCCCTCAGCGGATATGGGTTCTGGCAAGCCAGGAAGCGCTTTGACCGGGGGTTCATGTACCGGTATGGTAGGCTGATGCAATCACAGTGGCGCGATGTAGGTGAGACGCAGCAATGGCAGATGGAGCAGCTTGCAAGACTGTTAGAACATGCATGCAATCACGTGCCATACTATCAGCGGGTTTTCGCTGAAGCAGGAATCAGCCCATCTGATATTACCAGCGTGGAAGATCTAACGAAGATACCATTACTCACCAGGGAATCCGTGGCGTCGCGATTCGAGGACTTGTGTAGTGATGAAATGAGGGCTTATAGGCCAGTCTTCTGCAAGACAAGTGGGAGTACTGGACAGAAACTCCGGTTCTATCTTCCGTCTGAGCTGAAATGGGGATTGGGCAGTGCTGTGCTGTGGCGCTTCTATAGTTGGGGAGGCGTGAAGCCAGGTGACCGTCGCGCCACACTGGGGGCTCGCGTGTTTACCGTTAGGCCACCCTATTGGGCGTGGAACAAATGGGAAAACCAGCTTCTTCTCTCGTCACACCATCTATACCCGGAAAACCTCAGGGAGTATTGTGCCCTGCTCAGAAGGTTTCGAGTGGTTTTCATCCAAGGTCACCCCTCTGCCATCAGGGTCCTGGCTGAGCACGTCCTGCAAGAGGGTCGTCCAATTCCAATGAAGGCAGTATTCACTACGGGCGAGACGATTTACGACGATGACAGAGTGTTAATAGAAAAGGCGTTTGAGTGTGATGTTCTTGATTCATATGGAATGGGTGAGCGTGCAGCTGAGGCACAGGAGTGTGCAGAACATGCGGGCTACCACGAGGTATCTGAAGACTGCGTTATTGAGATGCAGCCAGCTGGCAACGGCTTGTACGAGATAGTGGGGACGTCATTACTGAACTTTGCGATGCCGTTCATAAGATACCGGACTGGTGACCTGGTTCAACCGACTACGAGTGCTCAGTGCAAGTGTAGGCGCGGACTCCCAATAAGATTTACGCGGGTAATCGGGCGTGTGGACGACAGCCTCATCTTTGCGGGCAGGACTGTACTTCCAGTGACTGTACGCATGTTCATGAAACCCCTCCTGGTGCCAGGCGAGAACTACCGAGTCATTCAGGAGGACGAAACAGTAGTGAAGGTGGAATTGACGGGCTCTGTATCCGCTCTACGCGCGGCTCGAATAAGGGAGGAGTTCCGCGCTTTTGTTCCCGAGCAAGTTGTGATTGAGGTGGAGCACGTTGATGACCTAATTGGCAGCAACAATAAGGTGCGTAACGTTGTCAACCGGTTACGACTGCAAGAAAGGGTGACGAATCTCCACTAA
- a CDS encoding helix-turn-helix domain-containing protein, with amino-acid sequence MRPVAKTLYFVAQALQPRSISELARHAGVDRSTASEACAELARAGWMKIVKSRREHAPVAVIPGALQAERAESLRKILAMVRHKGEFLMKCWLDLMVPSDDYLDNARPEFLLNPVSGEPLEFDRYYLLGVAFEFNGPQHYGPTVVYPDERAFREVRTRDLLKRGLSQEKGIVLVTITAQDLSLEEMRRKIPDRLPRGFVDTGSPYVRTLERASAEYREKASG; translated from the coding sequence TTGCGGCCTGTAGCGAAGACCCTGTATTTCGTCGCGCAGGCCCTGCAGCCGAGGTCGATCAGTGAGCTCGCAAGACACGCCGGGGTCGACCGAAGCACAGCATCCGAAGCCTGCGCCGAGCTCGCCCGGGCCGGTTGGATGAAAATCGTGAAATCGAGGAGGGAACACGCCCCCGTCGCGGTCATTCCCGGGGCATTGCAGGCTGAGCGCGCGGAGAGTCTCCGCAAAATCCTCGCGATGGTGCGTCACAAGGGCGAGTTCCTCATGAAGTGCTGGCTTGACCTCATGGTTCCCAGTGACGACTATCTCGACAACGCAAGGCCGGAATTCCTGTTGAACCCCGTCTCGGGTGAACCCCTCGAATTCGACCGCTATTACCTCCTCGGAGTGGCCTTCGAATTCAACGGCCCCCAACACTACGGCCCCACAGTCGTGTATCCCGATGAACGCGCGTTCAGGGAGGTGCGGACGAGAGACCTGTTGAAACGGGGGTTAAGCCAGGAGAAGGGCATAGTGCTGGTCACCATCACTGCGCAAGACCTTTCGTTGGAGGAAATGCGCAGGAAAATCCCCGACCGGCTGCCCCGTGGCTTCGTTGACACGGGTTCGCCGTACGTGAGGACCCTGGAGCGCGCGTCGGCCGAATACAGGGAAAAAGCGAGCGGCTAG
- a CDS encoding sugar transferase, with amino-acid sequence MILSFSREGRSRRAARKDSRGSLPSLTLKRLFDVVSAMAGVLLLSPLVLLIAVPIALSIGRPILYCQTRAGLHGRPFRLLKFRTMTDARDEQGRLLPDEQRLTSLGRFLRNTSMDELPELWNVLKGDMSLVGPRPLLMQYLERYTPEQARRHEMKPGITGWAQVNGRNAISWEKKFEFDVWYVDNWSLWLDFKILGMTLVSVLKREGISAEGHATMPEFMGTGRSLKG; translated from the coding sequence ATGATCTTGTCGTTTTCTCGAGAGGGCAGGTCAAGGCGCGCAGCAAGAAAGGACTCTCGAGGGAGTCTACCATCCCTGACGCTGAAACGCCTTTTCGATGTAGTGTCGGCCATGGCAGGTGTTCTTCTGCTAAGTCCGTTGGTTCTGCTGATAGCCGTACCCATTGCACTGAGCATTGGCCGTCCAATCCTTTACTGTCAGACTAGAGCGGGGCTCCACGGGCGACCTTTTAGACTACTAAAGTTTCGTACCATGACAGATGCGCGAGACGAGCAAGGGCGGCTTCTACCAGATGAACAGCGCCTGACTTCATTGGGCCGTTTCTTGCGGAACACCAGTATGGACGAGCTTCCTGAACTCTGGAACGTGCTCAAGGGCGACATGAGTCTTGTCGGTCCGAGACCGCTTCTGATGCAGTACCTCGAGAGGTATACCCCCGAGCAGGCGCGTCGTCACGAAATGAAACCGGGCATCACAGGTTGGGCCCAGGTTAACGGTCGCAATGCGATTTCGTGGGAGAAGAAATTTGAGTTTGATGTTTGGTACGTGGACAACTGGAGCCTGTGGCTCGACTTCAAGATCTTGGGGATGACACTAGTTTCCGTCCTTAAACGTGAGGGGATAAGCGCGGAAGGGCATGCAACCATGCCCGAGTTCATGGGCACCGGGCGCAGCCTGAAGGGTTGA
- a CDS encoding acetyltransferase has translation MAKVNAGKPLVIVGAGGHGREVARMVEDINRCSGEQWELLGFVDDSVQGETVEGDRILGDVGSLVPMDTKPWVVCAIGNPRTRKRIATMLEQAGLRFATLVHPSVVTSRFVTIGEGSMVSAGTILTTNIAIGRHCLINTGCRIGHDTRLGDYASLMIGVSIAGEVTVGSGCFLGLNACVINRVSVGEWSIIGAGAAVVKDIPPRVVAVGVPATPIKTLDQ, from the coding sequence ATGGCTAAAGTTAATGCTGGCAAGCCACTGGTTATAGTCGGGGCAGGTGGACACGGCCGCGAGGTTGCTCGCATGGTCGAAGATATCAACCGATGCTCGGGAGAGCAGTGGGAATTGCTGGGGTTTGTAGATGATAGTGTTCAGGGAGAGACCGTCGAGGGCGACCGAATACTGGGTGACGTCGGGAGCCTCGTGCCGATGGACACGAAGCCTTGGGTAGTCTGCGCAATAGGCAATCCCCGAACTCGTAAAAGAATTGCGACGATGCTGGAACAAGCTGGCCTGAGGTTCGCTACGCTCGTCCACCCGAGCGTGGTGACCTCAAGGTTTGTCACAATTGGAGAGGGTTCAATGGTGTCGGCAGGGACCATTCTCACTACGAACATTGCCATCGGCCGACATTGTTTGATAAATACCGGCTGCAGAATCGGCCATGACACTCGGCTGGGGGACTACGCGAGCTTGATGATCGGTGTCAGCATAGCCGGTGAAGTGACTGTCGGAAGTGGATGTTTTTTGGGCCTCAATGCCTGCGTCATAAACCGGGTGTCTGTGGGTGAGTGGAGCATCATCGGCGCAGGCGCCGCAGTAGTGAAGGACATCCCTCCGAGGGTGGTTGCCGTGGGGGTGCCGGCAACCCCCATCAAGACCCTGGACCAGTAA
- a CDS encoding DegT/DnrJ/EryC1/StrS family aminotransferase, producing MQVHLSRPDVTEQEIAVLEAVIRSPVLALGPNITEFERAVAGYVGRRHGIACNSGTSGLHLLVRALGIGDGDEVITTPFSFIASSNCILYERARPVFVDIEPDTGNIDPDLIEATITPRTKAILPVDAFGQPARLDAIREIADRRGLFVIEDSCESLGSEYKGVRAGNGAFAHGAVFAFYPNKQITTGEGGMVVTDDDRLMRLCRSMCNQGRGEEGVWLSHERLGFNYRMDEMSAALGVAQMRRIEEIIEKRARVAEIYRERLSRIDGVRLPYIASEVTRMSWFVYVIRVGLEEKEPARQEAVRDHVMKVLIDNEIGCRPYFTPIHLQPFYREMFGFKEGDFPITELAGRTSIAIPFHNNLTEAEIEYVAGALEEGLRTAPGRTRWI from the coding sequence TTGCAGGTCCATCTCTCCCGGCCAGACGTAACTGAGCAGGAAATCGCGGTCCTTGAGGCGGTCATCCGTTCCCCCGTCCTCGCCCTCGGCCCCAACATCACCGAGTTCGAGCGGGCCGTCGCCGGCTACGTCGGCCGCAGGCACGGCATCGCCTGCAACAGCGGCACGAGCGGCCTCCACCTCCTCGTGCGGGCGCTGGGCATCGGCGATGGCGACGAGGTCATCACGACCCCGTTCAGCTTTATCGCCTCGAGCAACTGTATCCTGTACGAGCGCGCAAGGCCCGTGTTCGTGGACATCGAGCCCGACACCGGCAACATCGACCCCGATCTCATCGAGGCCACCATCACCCCGCGCACGAAGGCCATCCTCCCGGTGGACGCCTTCGGTCAGCCCGCGCGGCTCGACGCCATCCGCGAAATCGCGGACCGCCGCGGGCTGTTCGTCATCGAGGACTCCTGCGAATCCCTGGGTTCGGAGTATAAGGGCGTCAGGGCCGGCAACGGGGCTTTCGCCCACGGGGCGGTGTTCGCGTTCTACCCGAATAAGCAGATAACCACCGGCGAGGGCGGCATGGTCGTCACCGACGACGACCGCCTTATGCGGCTCTGCCGCAGCATGTGCAACCAGGGCCGCGGCGAGGAGGGGGTCTGGCTGTCGCACGAACGCCTGGGCTTCAACTACCGGATGGACGAGATGTCCGCCGCGCTGGGTGTCGCCCAGATGAGAAGGATAGAGGAGATCATTGAGAAGCGCGCCCGTGTGGCCGAGATATACCGCGAGCGCCTGTCGAGGATCGATGGCGTGCGCCTGCCGTACATCGCCTCCGAGGTCACGCGGATGAGCTGGTTCGTATACGTCATCCGCGTCGGGCTGGAGGAGAAGGAGCCCGCGCGCCAGGAGGCGGTCAGGGACCACGTGATGAAGGTGCTCATCGACAACGAGATCGGCTGCCGGCCGTACTTCACGCCGATCCACCTCCAGCCGTTCTACCGCGAGATGTTCGGCTTCAAGGAAGGGGATTTCCCCATTACCGAGCTCGCTGGCAGGACGAGCATCGCGATTCCGTTCCACAATAACCTGACAGAGGCCGAGATCGAGTACGTGGCTGGCGCGCTCGAGGAGGGCCTGCGCACTGCGCCGGGAAGGACCCGCTGGATATGA